A single region of the Govania unica genome encodes:
- a CDS encoding urate hydroxylase PuuD has product MDMSAFELFFIRYLHVLSGVMWIGLLWYFNFVQIPSMPKIPDDQKPAVSKVIAPAALFWFRWAALATVIFGLALAQRNGYLVDALLLKQPVIGIGMWLGLIMAFNVWFIIWPNQKIALGIVEAAAERKPKAGRMAMLASRFNTMLSIPMLFSMVSQQNSFY; this is encoded by the coding sequence ATGGATATGTCTGCATTTGAACTGTTTTTCATTCGTTATTTGCATGTGCTCTCGGGCGTGATGTGGATCGGGTTGCTGTGGTATTTCAATTTCGTGCAGATCCCGAGCATGCCGAAGATCCCCGATGACCAGAAACCAGCGGTCAGCAAGGTCATTGCACCGGCCGCGCTGTTCTGGTTCCGTTGGGCGGCCCTCGCCACCGTGATTTTCGGTCTCGCGCTCGCACAAAGAAATGGCTATCTCGTCGACGCCCTGCTGCTCAAGCAACCGGTAATCGGCATTGGCATGTGGCTTGGCCTGATCATGGCCTTCAACGTCTGGTTCATCATCTGGCCGAACCAGAAAATCGCCCTCGGCATCGTCGAAGCCGCGGCTGAGCGCAAACCCAAAGCGGGCCGCATGGCCATGCTGGCCTCGCGCTTCAACACCATGCTGTCGATCCCGATGTTGTTCTCGATGGTATCTCAGCAGAACAGCTTCTATTAA
- a CDS encoding phytoene/squalene synthase family protein, translated as MTVDQTLADRLREEDRDRYLTALFAPAGLRPALHALYGFNLDIARIAVLVSEPMIGEIRLAWWREAIEGIYTGSVRHHEVIEALAPVIARHDLPQAAFERMIDARTAELEAVPFASLAELEEYAGASAAPLMDLAARVLGWQAPETLVTAAGATWALAGNLRAVGFHAGSGKVMLPRDLLLAHGIDAHDLVEGRAGADVRAVVKLVADRAEELLRAFRAEARTIPPAARPAFLPVALAAADLRTLAAVEYDPFAPALTAPRPTRLAGLMWRGLRGW; from the coding sequence ATGACTGTGGACCAGACATTGGCGGATCGGCTGCGCGAGGAGGACAGGGACCGCTATCTTACGGCTTTGTTCGCACCGGCCGGATTGCGCCCGGCGCTTCATGCCCTTTATGGCTTCAATCTGGACATCGCCCGCATTGCCGTGCTGGTGTCCGAGCCGATGATTGGGGAAATTCGTCTGGCTTGGTGGCGGGAGGCCATCGAGGGGATTTACACCGGCAGCGTCCGTCATCATGAGGTGATCGAGGCCCTCGCGCCGGTGATCGCCCGCCATGATCTGCCGCAGGCGGCGTTTGAGCGCATGATCGACGCCCGCACGGCTGAATTGGAGGCGGTGCCTTTCGCCAGTCTGGCCGAGCTTGAGGAATATGCCGGAGCGAGCGCTGCGCCGCTGATGGATCTCGCTGCTCGGGTGTTGGGTTGGCAGGCTCCGGAGACTTTGGTGACGGCGGCGGGGGCCACATGGGCGCTCGCCGGGAATTTACGCGCGGTCGGGTTCCATGCCGGGTCGGGGAAGGTGATGCTACCGCGTGATCTGTTGCTGGCCCATGGCATCGATGCCCATGACCTTGTGGAAGGCCGCGCCGGTGCCGATGTGCGGGCCGTGGTGAAGCTGGTGGCGGACCGGGCGGAGGAGCTGCTACGGGCCTTCCGGGCCGAGGCACGGACGATTCCACCAGCAGCCCGCCCGGCTTTCCTGCCAGTGGCGCTGGCCGCAGCGGATTTGAGGACCTTGGCGGCAGTGGAGTACGACCCCTTCGCCCCCGCCCTCACAGCCCCCCGCCCAACGCGGCTCGCGGGCTTGATGTGGCGTGGGCTTCGGGGCTGGTGA
- the trmFO gene encoding methylenetetrahydrofolate--tRNA-(uracil(54)-C(5))-methyltransferase (FADH(2)-oxidizing) TrmFO codes for MSMIPIHIIGGGLAGSDAAWAAAEAGVPVILHEMRPVRATDAHHTGDCAELVCSNSLRSDDATSNAVGVLHEELRRAGSLIMRSADIHKVPAGGALAVDRDGFSAAVTAALEAHPLITLKREEVEGIPPADWDSVIIATGPLTSPALSEAILTLTGEDSLAFFDAIAPIVYRESIDFEQAWFQSRYDKGDGKDYINCAMDKAQYGAFIDALLAGDKTSFKEWEENTPYFNGCLPIEVMAERGPETLRFGPMKPVGLTNPNDPNRPYAVVQLRQDNALGTLWNIVGFQTKLKYAAQSEIFRMIPGLQNAEFARLGGLHRNTFINSPKLLDGALRLKVDPRLRFAGQITGVEGYVESAAIGLLAGRFAAAERLGLAITPPPPTTALGALLNHITGGANAETFQPMNINFGLFPPFEVPLKGGRRNKGNRKQDMATRALRDSDRWLGRVADLDEQSQN; via the coding sequence ATGAGCATGATCCCGATCCATATCATAGGCGGCGGGCTTGCTGGTTCGGACGCGGCCTGGGCTGCGGCAGAAGCTGGCGTACCCGTCATTCTTCATGAAATGCGCCCCGTCCGCGCGACGGATGCCCATCATACCGGCGATTGCGCCGAACTGGTGTGCTCCAACAGTCTGCGTTCGGACGACGCCACGTCAAACGCCGTCGGCGTCCTTCATGAGGAACTGCGCCGCGCAGGCTCGCTGATCATGCGCTCGGCCGACATCCACAAAGTGCCTGCGGGCGGGGCCCTGGCCGTCGACCGCGACGGTTTTTCAGCCGCCGTCACCGCGGCTCTTGAGGCCCACCCGCTCATCACCCTGAAGCGCGAAGAGGTCGAGGGCATACCGCCCGCCGATTGGGACAGCGTGATCATCGCCACCGGCCCGCTGACCTCCCCGGCGCTGTCGGAGGCCATCCTCACGCTCACCGGCGAAGACAGCCTGGCCTTTTTCGACGCCATCGCCCCCATTGTCTACCGCGAGTCGATCGATTTCGAGCAAGCCTGGTTCCAGTCGCGCTATGACAAGGGCGACGGCAAGGATTACATCAACTGCGCCATGGACAAGGCGCAGTATGGGGCCTTCATCGATGCCTTGCTGGCCGGAGACAAAACGAGCTTCAAGGAATGGGAGGAAAACACCCCCTATTTCAACGGCTGCCTGCCCATCGAAGTGATGGCCGAACGCGGCCCCGAGACACTCAGATTCGGACCCATGAAGCCGGTCGGGCTCACCAACCCGAACGACCCCAACCGCCCCTATGCGGTGGTGCAGTTGCGTCAGGACAATGCGCTCGGCACCCTGTGGAACATCGTCGGCTTCCAGACCAAGCTGAAATACGCCGCCCAGAGCGAAATTTTCCGCATGATCCCCGGCCTGCAGAACGCCGAATTCGCGCGTCTCGGCGGCCTGCATCGCAACACCTTCATCAACAGCCCGAAACTGCTGGATGGCGCGCTCCGGCTCAAGGTCGATCCGCGCCTCCGCTTCGCCGGACAGATCACCGGGGTTGAAGGCTATGTAGAAAGCGCCGCCATCGGCTTGCTGGCCGGCCGCTTCGCCGCCGCCGAGCGGCTCGGCCTTGCCATCACCCCGCCGCCGCCCACGACGGCGCTCGGCGCGCTCCTCAACCACATCACCGGCGGGGCGAACGCCGAAACCTTCCAGCCCATGAACATCAATTTCGGCCTGTTCCCGCCCTTCGAAGTGCCGCTCAAAGGCGGCCGCCGCAACAAAGGCAACCGCAAACAGGACATGGCCACCCGCGCCCTCCGCGATTCCGACCGCTGGCTCGGCCGTGTAGCGGACCTGGACGAACAATCACAGAACTGA
- the nrtS gene encoding nitrate/nitrite transporter NrtS, with amino-acid sequence MTADLDSTKKHPGFWTVVRQPDILKQSSKVGSVVGTMVVAINHGDIILAGLIPAVWKLVLCYCVPFGVSSYSSAKFRLAAARGK; translated from the coding sequence ATGACCGCCGATCTCGACAGCACGAAAAAGCATCCCGGTTTCTGGACTGTTGTCCGTCAGCCTGACATCCTCAAGCAATCTTCGAAGGTCGGTTCCGTGGTTGGCACCATGGTGGTCGCCATCAATCATGGCGACATCATTCTGGCTGGATTGATTCCGGCGGTGTGGAAGCTGGTGCTTTGTTATTGCGTGCCATTCGGGGTTTCGAGTTATTCCTCGGCCAAATTCCGGCTGGCGGCGGCACGCGGCAAGTAA